Proteins from a genomic interval of Fluviispira vulneris:
- a CDS encoding phenylalanine 4-monooxygenase has translation MTSEFFNKQRNIPIPEGTLSIEVEYKAKSSYPIVASPSVEGTIGEKIITPTYSQEQHKTWKIMLNKQSKLVQGNLCDEYIEGMNLLNFPKEKIPSLAQSSETLRKCTGWQIIRAEGLVSPKYFFALLANKVFPCTDFIRHIDEIDYTPAPDTFHDQAGHLAMITNQRFAEFFHLFGIAGAHAKNDAEVMWFNRIYWFTVEFGLINPTAHAGSKRDHKQCRIYGAGIASSCGEIIYSLSEKVKKLPFSLDVITETDFDIHHMQDLLFEIESFDELEYEFRRWATKKGFL, from the coding sequence ATGACTTCAGAATTTTTTAACAAGCAGAGGAATATACCGATCCCTGAAGGCACGCTTTCCATAGAGGTTGAATACAAAGCAAAGTCTTCATATCCCATTGTTGCGAGTCCGTCTGTTGAAGGCACTATTGGAGAAAAAATAATCACACCAACATATTCACAGGAACAACATAAAACCTGGAAAATAATGTTAAATAAACAGTCGAAACTGGTTCAAGGCAATCTATGTGATGAATATATTGAAGGTATGAATTTATTAAATTTTCCAAAGGAAAAAATTCCTTCACTTGCACAATCAAGTGAGACATTGAGAAAATGCACAGGTTGGCAAATTATCCGAGCTGAAGGACTCGTTTCTCCGAAATACTTTTTTGCTTTACTTGCAAATAAAGTTTTTCCATGTACGGACTTTATTCGCCATATTGATGAGATTGATTACACGCCTGCGCCGGATACTTTTCATGATCAAGCAGGCCACCTAGCGATGATTACGAATCAACGATTTGCAGAGTTTTTTCATTTATTTGGCATTGCAGGTGCGCATGCAAAAAATGATGCAGAGGTGATGTGGTTCAATCGCATTTATTGGTTCACGGTAGAATTTGGACTTATAAATCCTACAGCTCATGCAGGAAGCAAAAGAGACCATAAACAATGTCGAATATATGGGGCTGGTATAGCATCTTCATGTGGTGAGATTATTTATAGTTTGTCTGAAAAGGTTAAGAAACTTCCGTTTTCTCTTGATGTTATCACTGAAACAGACTTCGATATACATCATATGCAAGACCTTCTTTTTGAAATAGAGTCTTTCGATGAACTTGAATATGAATTTAGAAGATGGGCAACTAAAAAAGGCTTTTTATAA
- a CDS encoding magnesium transporter CorA family protein, translating to MSEVILSKKFQGRNYIFEELILSKIPQEAHVQMQGIGTRFKLHYLTVEDCVHRNQRTKVESFGEYHFIVWYYFHPSLEKPIELHIVLGKDFLLLIANETPHAVAIDWKMLCFPKGQSIFLYDAICQMFDVLVEHSELYVGALEYGMHMLEKRIVARHINPTKMLRMKYLVNELEQTVGAINSIFHQLEKYEFNLDQKFRMRNIVDHHNRLSENVMHLRFQSMALMDIYYGSSGERSNQQMRKLTLLSAYLLPMSVWAGIFGMNFEGMPFKHDQFMYIGFLLIFGTPLSIFLYFIYKKISRKKIKNMRKLHDEKHKKHYPFLKRRMDYSNYKIMNESKTNTTKKKTSTNHHDKL from the coding sequence TTGTCTGAAGTTATCCTTTCTAAAAAATTTCAAGGGCGAAATTATATATTTGAAGAGCTCATTCTGAGTAAAATCCCTCAAGAAGCACATGTGCAAATGCAGGGGATAGGCACACGTTTTAAACTACACTATTTAACCGTAGAAGATTGTGTACATAGGAATCAGAGAACCAAAGTTGAATCTTTTGGTGAGTATCATTTTATCGTTTGGTATTATTTTCATCCTTCGCTTGAAAAACCAATTGAGCTGCATATCGTGCTTGGCAAAGACTTTTTACTTTTGATTGCCAATGAAACTCCCCATGCAGTGGCTATAGATTGGAAAATGCTTTGTTTCCCAAAAGGACAAAGCATTTTTTTATATGACGCAATTTGCCAGATGTTCGACGTGTTGGTTGAACACTCTGAATTATATGTGGGGGCTCTGGAATATGGTATGCACATGCTTGAAAAAAGAATTGTTGCTCGCCACATCAATCCTACAAAAATGCTGAGAATGAAATATCTGGTCAATGAGCTTGAGCAGACCGTGGGAGCCATTAATTCCATTTTTCATCAATTGGAAAAATATGAATTCAATTTAGATCAAAAATTTAGAATGAGAAATATTGTAGATCATCACAATCGTTTGTCTGAAAATGTTATGCACTTACGCTTTCAATCTATGGCATTAATGGATATATATTATGGTTCTTCGGGAGAGCGTTCCAATCAACAAATGCGTAAGTTAACATTGCTTTCAGCATATTTATTGCCAATGAGTGTCTGGGCTGGAATATTTGGTATGAATTTTGAAGGCATGCCATTTAAACATGATCAATTTATGTATATAGGTTTTCTCTTGATTTTTGGCACGCCACTATCGATTTTTTTATATTTTATTTATAAGAAGATTTCACGCAAAAAAATTAAAAATATGCGCAAACTTCATGATGAGAAGCATAAAAAACATTATCCGTTTTTAAAAAGGCGAATGGATTATTCAAATTATAAAATTATGAATGAAAGTAAAACAAATACTACAAAGAAGAAAACCTCAACAAATCATCATGACAAATTATAA
- the rpsD gene encoding 30S ribosomal protein S4, with amino-acid sequence MSRYTGPRMRIARRLGTLPGLTSKEIKRKSRPGQHGAAPHKKSEFAIALEEKQKIRFNYGLSERQMQRYIKAARKAKTLTGEALLRMCEMRLDSVVFRLGFAPSIPAARQLVRHGHVHVNGRRVNMPGYQCRAGEVIVPTNKEATLSLVKNNLVHRQNAQPPAFLSLSADKLQASVVSVCSREEVLLQVNERLVVEYYAQRG; translated from the coding sequence ATGTCTCGTTACACTGGTCCACGTATGCGTATCGCTCGTCGTCTTGGCACATTACCAGGACTTACAAGCAAAGAAATTAAAAGAAAATCTCGCCCAGGTCAGCACGGTGCTGCTCCGCATAAAAAGTCGGAGTTTGCTATTGCTCTTGAGGAAAAACAAAAAATTCGTTTCAATTATGGTCTTTCTGAAAGACAAATGCAACGTTATATCAAAGCGGCTCGTAAGGCTAAAACCCTTACAGGTGAAGCTCTTCTCCGTATGTGCGAAATGCGCCTCGATAGCGTTGTTTTCCGTCTTGGTTTTGCACCATCTATCCCAGCAGCTCGTCAGCTCGTTCGTCATGGCCACGTCCATGTTAACGGCCGTAGAGTAAACATGCCTGGCTACCAATGTAGAGCTGGCGAAGTTATTGTTCCAACAAACAAAGAAGCAACTCTTAGCCTTGTTAAGAATAATCTCGTTCACCGCCAAAATGCACAACCACCCGCATTTTTAAGCCTCAGTGCAGATAAGCTTCAGGCATCTGTCGTGAGTGTTTGCTCCCGTGAAGAAGTACTTCTTCAAGTAAATGAACGCCTTGTAGTTGAATACTACGCTCAACGCGGTTAA
- the lepB gene encoding signal peptidase I — MNKNLISELTWVLCFIAFFVLIKTSVLGFYRIPSDSMYPTLVCGDRILTNKLSYGLQIPFLRSVLFSWSEPKRGDVVVFYLPDRENTFVKRIVGLPNDVISFQKGILSVNGISVSTGLAKEYDYKGSSYLEVVEKSEEIPLPAHTILSAQDKGTTFFESRRFIVPPGKLFVLGDNRDHSFDSRSFGFVDKTFVYGKVFSILFSTAENESFFPDFRAERFFKSIK; from the coding sequence TTGAATAAGAATTTAATCTCTGAGTTAACGTGGGTTTTATGTTTTATTGCTTTCTTTGTTCTAATAAAAACCTCTGTTTTAGGATTCTATCGAATTCCATCTGACTCCATGTATCCAACTTTAGTCTGTGGAGACCGTATTCTGACAAATAAGCTCTCCTATGGTTTACAAATTCCATTTCTGCGTTCCGTGCTTTTTTCTTGGAGCGAACCCAAAAGGGGAGATGTGGTGGTGTTTTATCTCCCTGATCGTGAAAATACCTTTGTAAAACGAATAGTTGGCTTGCCAAATGACGTTATTAGCTTTCAAAAAGGGATTTTATCTGTAAATGGCATATCGGTCAGCACAGGTTTAGCAAAGGAATATGATTATAAAGGCAGCAGTTATTTGGAAGTTGTTGAAAAATCTGAGGAAATTCCATTGCCTGCCCATACTATTCTCAGTGCGCAAGACAAAGGAACAACTTTTTTTGAAAGTCGTCGTTTTATCGTTCCGCCAGGTAAGCTTTTTGTGCTTGGGGACAATCGGGATCATTCCTTTGATAGCAGGAGTTTTGGTTTCGTCGATAAGACTTTTGTTTACGGTAAAGTATTCAGTATTTTGTTTTCAACAGCAGAAAATGAGTCTTTTTTTCCTGATTTTCGAGCAGAAAGGTTTTTTAAGAGCATAAAATAG
- the ileS gene encoding isoleucine--tRNA ligase, translating into MQVEKPAKGIDFPALEKEMLKKWDNENIFQRSISERPENKKYNFYDGPPFATGLPHFGHFVPSSIKDAFPRYFTMQGNRVERRFGWDCHGVPVELLVQKELGLNGKLDIENFGIAKFNQACRASVDRYTKEWRSYIRRLGRWVDMENEYRTMDTPFMESVWHAVKTLYDKGFIYESKFVVSYSAALGTTLSNFEASLDYRDVQAPSLTVKAKLKGKHAGKNLLAWTTTPWTLPANLAIAIDGKGLYAEVHDNSSNEAFYLLKDRVSAYWPKQDSYKIVREFLGEELEHTSYEPFFSSWVESAGENAFKVYATNYVLHDTGTGAVHTAPAFGEDDFNAAKRYGLPILDHLDTNGKFIEGNPAELVGLDFKSADKVIIADLKRRGFVFKHETFVHSYPHCYRSGLPLMYRAVPSWFVKIEENKELLLKMNSQINWIPDHIKSGRFGKWLENARDWNIGRSRYWGNPIPIWKNSETGEEMCIGSVAELQQYTDKPITDIHMEFIDDIVIPSKKHPGTVLTRVPFVLDCWFESGSMPYAQHHYPFERSEEFKDLFPADFICEGLDQTRGWFYTLTLLSGLLFEKPAFKNVVVNGLILAEDGRKMSKSLKNYPDPMATLDEFGADSVRLFLLSSPATVAEEVRFSVDGVKESTRRVLLPLWNAYSFFATYASIDNWDPTKDSVKSTNALDKWILLRLNELVKNIDEAMNSYQIAKVAPTLIEFFDDLNNWYIRRSRRRFWSSNKEAYSTLYEVLLQATQILAPFAPFTAEYFFGKLALTDELKNVGSVHLSILPKYRELSAEEQMLLKEVAVARRTVELGRTIRVSHKLKNRQPLKKLTVGVLSKEYGEQILKMKHVICEELNVKDVSITYDPSELAKIIVKPNFKVLGKSLGDKIKELQMLLNDISQDNAAKALRKETIQIKDFTLKPEHVLVELRPSGSHLVATDAELVAAIDPTMTEELRFEGIARELVSLIQKARKSADFNVEDKIYLKLKTSHALAQAINSNKEYIEDETLSKIVEQINGQIQYNTELDCEGEKVSLAMKLI; encoded by the coding sequence ATGCAAGTCGAAAAACCAGCCAAGGGAATAGATTTCCCTGCACTCGAAAAAGAAATGCTAAAAAAATGGGATAATGAAAATATCTTTCAAAGAAGCATCTCGGAACGTCCCGAAAATAAGAAATACAATTTTTATGATGGCCCCCCATTTGCCACCGGTCTCCCCCATTTTGGCCACTTTGTCCCAAGCTCAATAAAAGATGCCTTCCCTCGCTACTTTACCATGCAAGGGAATCGAGTTGAAAGAAGATTCGGCTGGGATTGCCATGGTGTACCTGTAGAACTTTTAGTGCAAAAAGAACTTGGTTTAAATGGCAAACTTGATATTGAAAATTTTGGGATTGCCAAATTCAATCAAGCCTGTCGCGCTTCGGTTGATCGCTACACGAAAGAATGGCGTAGCTATATTCGTCGCCTTGGCCGCTGGGTTGATATGGAAAATGAATATCGCACCATGGACACACCTTTTATGGAAAGCGTTTGGCATGCGGTTAAAACTCTTTATGATAAAGGCTTTATTTACGAAAGTAAATTTGTCGTAAGTTATTCAGCTGCATTAGGAACAACTTTATCGAATTTCGAAGCAAGTCTTGATTACAGAGATGTGCAAGCTCCTTCCTTAACTGTAAAAGCAAAACTCAAAGGCAAGCATGCTGGCAAAAACCTTCTTGCCTGGACAACCACACCCTGGACTCTGCCCGCAAACCTTGCCATTGCAATTGACGGAAAAGGTCTTTATGCAGAAGTGCACGACAACTCATCCAATGAAGCTTTTTATCTCTTAAAAGACAGAGTTTCTGCTTACTGGCCAAAACAAGACTCTTATAAAATTGTCCGTGAATTTTTAGGCGAAGAGCTCGAACATACAAGTTATGAACCCTTTTTCTCATCTTGGGTTGAAAGTGCTGGTGAAAATGCATTCAAAGTGTATGCCACAAACTATGTTTTACATGACACAGGAACAGGTGCTGTACACACGGCCCCAGCATTTGGTGAAGATGACTTTAATGCAGCCAAACGCTACGGTCTCCCCATTTTAGATCACCTCGACACCAACGGAAAATTTATTGAAGGCAACCCGGCTGAACTTGTTGGCTTGGACTTTAAATCCGCTGACAAAGTTATCATTGCCGATCTGAAAAGACGTGGTTTTGTTTTTAAACACGAAACCTTTGTCCATAGCTATCCACACTGTTACCGTTCTGGTCTGCCACTTATGTACAGAGCGGTTCCTTCTTGGTTTGTAAAAATTGAAGAGAACAAAGAGCTTCTCCTAAAAATGAATAGCCAGATCAATTGGATACCTGACCATATTAAATCGGGACGCTTTGGCAAATGGCTTGAAAATGCGCGCGATTGGAATATAGGTCGCTCACGCTATTGGGGAAATCCGATTCCAATTTGGAAAAACTCTGAAACCGGTGAAGAAATGTGCATTGGCTCTGTAGCAGAGCTTCAACAATACACAGATAAACCCATTACTGATATTCATATGGAATTTATTGACGACATTGTCATTCCTTCTAAAAAACACCCTGGAACAGTTCTCACGCGCGTGCCTTTTGTACTCGATTGTTGGTTTGAATCAGGCTCCATGCCTTATGCTCAACATCACTATCCATTTGAAAGATCCGAAGAATTTAAAGATCTATTCCCAGCTGACTTTATTTGCGAAGGTCTAGATCAAACGCGTGGTTGGTTTTACACATTAACTCTACTTTCAGGCTTGCTTTTTGAAAAACCTGCATTTAAGAACGTGGTTGTAAACGGGCTTATCCTTGCAGAAGATGGCCGCAAAATGAGCAAGAGCCTCAAAAATTATCCCGACCCCATGGCAACACTTGACGAATTCGGAGCTGACTCCGTAAGACTCTTTTTGCTTTCTTCACCAGCAACAGTAGCTGAAGAAGTTCGCTTTAGTGTAGATGGTGTGAAAGAAAGCACCCGTCGAGTGTTGTTACCTTTATGGAATGCTTATTCCTTTTTTGCAACATACGCTTCTATTGACAATTGGGATCCTACGAAAGATTCAGTTAAAAGTACAAATGCACTCGATAAATGGATTTTATTGCGCTTAAATGAACTTGTTAAAAATATAGATGAAGCAATGAATTCATATCAAATTGCTAAAGTTGCACCTACTTTGATTGAATTTTTTGATGACCTAAATAACTGGTACATCCGCAGAAGTCGTAGACGCTTTTGGAGCAGCAATAAAGAAGCATACTCAACACTTTATGAAGTTCTTCTCCAAGCTACACAAATCCTCGCGCCATTTGCGCCTTTTACAGCAGAATACTTTTTTGGCAAACTTGCCCTGACTGACGAACTTAAAAATGTTGGCAGCGTTCACCTCTCAATCTTACCTAAATACCGTGAACTCAGTGCAGAAGAGCAGATGCTTTTAAAAGAAGTTGCCGTTGCTCGTCGCACCGTTGAACTCGGAAGAACGATTCGCGTGTCGCATAAATTAAAAAATCGTCAACCCCTAAAAAAGCTAACAGTGGGTGTTCTCTCAAAAGAATATGGTGAACAGATTTTAAAAATGAAACACGTCATTTGTGAAGAATTAAACGTAAAAGATGTTTCTATCACTTACGATCCCTCTGAACTTGCAAAAATCATTGTGAAACCAAATTTTAAAGTTCTTGGCAAATCCTTGGGTGATAAAATTAAAGAGTTACAGATGTTACTTAACGATATTTCACAAGACAATGCGGCAAAAGCCCTTCGTAAAGAAACAATTCAAATTAAAGATTTCACTTTAAAACCTGAACATGTTTTAGTTGAATTGCGCCCAAGTGGCAGTCATTTAGTTGCAACCGATGCCGAACTTGTTGCAGCAATCGATCCCACAATGACAGAAGAATTACGTTTTGAAGGCATTGCTCGCGAACTCGTGAGTCTTATTCAAAAAGCAAGAAAATCAGCAGATTTTAATGTCGAAGATAAAATTTACTTAAAATTAAAAACAAGTCACGCCCTTGCCCAAGCAATAAATTCGAACAAGGAATATATTGAAGACGAAACGCTTTCAAAAATTGTCGAACAGATAAATGGTCAAATTCAATATAATACAGAATTAGATTGTGAAGGGGAAAAAGTTTCTCTAGCTATGAAACTTATTTAA
- the tig gene encoding trigger factor, with protein MTFSSTIEEVNSTRRKFKISVPASSIKDAFQAVATEIQKTAEIRGFRKGKAPATLIRKFYMGDIVKKAADRVINDAYTNVSKTVDFQIVSHPHIEPENQFEENKDFEFSATVDINPKIEIKDYQNIVVKMNKNLDIDLDAEVEKLLNNYARALGKTEKDESGRAIVKGDVANVSYTVSHNGSLLEGKEAKNQLIELNGSNIAAIEEAIVGMKASETKEFPVELPENFADAELKGKTVQFNLTLNSVETLVPSAFDEDFAKRLGYPGMEEVRKNLRETIKRSNEEARSNVAFEQVVDQVLSTNDFEVAESLIESTVDRAIAEANSRVAKENQVKTDNEEVRAKYRDWANKQVRGILALGHIARQEGISVTDDEMLRDMASYAMANRMDPQQLVKRAGAQVYDEFRGQVMIRKVIAKILEIAKVEYLPESAESK; from the coding sequence ATGACATTTTCCTCAACTATCGAAGAAGTAAATAGCACCCGTCGTAAATTTAAAATCTCAGTGCCTGCATCCTCTATAAAAGATGCATTTCAAGCGGTAGCTACTGAAATTCAGAAAACGGCAGAAATTCGTGGTTTCCGTAAAGGAAAAGCTCCTGCAACTCTCATCCGTAAGTTTTATATGGGTGATATTGTTAAGAAAGCTGCGGATCGTGTTATAAATGATGCATATACAAATGTTTCAAAGACTGTTGATTTTCAAATTGTAAGCCATCCTCATATTGAACCTGAAAATCAGTTTGAAGAAAATAAGGATTTTGAATTCTCGGCTACAGTTGATATCAATCCTAAAATCGAAATTAAAGATTATCAAAATATTGTAGTCAAGATGAATAAAAATCTTGATATCGATCTCGATGCAGAAGTTGAAAAACTTTTAAATAACTATGCACGTGCTTTAGGAAAAACTGAAAAAGATGAATCTGGACGTGCAATCGTCAAAGGAGATGTGGCAAATGTCAGCTACACTGTGTCACATAATGGCTCCTTATTAGAAGGTAAAGAAGCAAAAAATCAATTGATCGAACTGAATGGTTCAAATATTGCTGCTATCGAAGAAGCGATCGTAGGGATGAAAGCTTCTGAAACAAAAGAATTTCCAGTGGAACTGCCTGAAAATTTTGCAGATGCAGAACTTAAAGGAAAAACAGTTCAATTTAATCTGACTTTAAACAGCGTTGAAACTCTTGTTCCTTCTGCTTTTGATGAAGATTTTGCAAAACGTCTAGGCTATCCTGGAATGGAAGAAGTTCGTAAAAATTTAAGAGAAACTATTAAAAGAAGCAATGAAGAAGCTCGCTCAAATGTAGCTTTTGAGCAAGTCGTTGATCAAGTTCTCAGCACAAACGATTTTGAAGTTGCTGAAAGTCTTATTGAAAGTACTGTAGATCGCGCGATTGCTGAAGCAAACTCTCGTGTTGCTAAGGAAAATCAGGTTAAAACAGACAATGAAGAAGTTCGTGCAAAATACCGTGACTGGGCTAATAAACAGGTGCGTGGAATTCTTGCGCTTGGTCACATTGCACGCCAAGAAGGAATTTCAGTAACGGATGATGAAATGCTACGTGATATGGCTTCCTATGCAATGGCAAATCGTATGGATCCTCAGCAACTTGTTAAACGCGCAGGCGCACAAGTTTATGATGAATTCCGTGGACAAGTTATGATCCGTAAAGTGATCGCTAAAATTCTTGAAATAGCAAAAGTTGAGTATTTACCAGAAAGTGCTGAATCAAAATAA